From Quercus lobata isolate SW786 chromosome 1, ValleyOak3.0 Primary Assembly, whole genome shotgun sequence, one genomic window encodes:
- the LOC115954425 gene encoding protein NIM1-INTERACTING 2-like produces MAAEESKEKRTLAVAAEDDAVSGKQQKKARGGDVESVTEAEVEEFFAILRRIHVAVSYFKKNNDRWIKEEEGSRLRAILEGESKEEENENVEENLGLDLNAVPAPE; encoded by the coding sequence ATGGCAGCAGAGGAAAGCAAAGAGAAGAGAACGTTGGCAGTCGCGGCGGAGGACGACGCCGTATCGGGGAAGCAACAAAAGAAGGCGCGAGGAGGAGATGTGGAGTCAGTTACGGAGGCTGAGGTTGAGGAGTTCTTTGCGATTCTGAGGAGAATACACGTGGCGGTCagttacttcaagaagaatAATGATCGTTGGATTAAGGAGGAGGAAGGGTCGAGATTGAGGGCGATTTTGGAAGGAGagagcaaagaagaagaaaatgaaaatgtggAGGAGAATTTGGGTCTGGATTTGAACGCCGTTCCTGCTCCAGAATAA